In a genomic window of Quercus lobata isolate SW786 chromosome 4, ValleyOak3.0 Primary Assembly, whole genome shotgun sequence:
- the LOC115984135 gene encoding probable LRR receptor-like serine/threonine-protein kinase At3g47570 has translation MHAFILLWWCGLLVTSVVGGSNETDRLALLEFKAKITDDPLQVMSSWNDSIHFCQWRGVTCGRRHQRVIKLELQSSKLVGSISPHVGNLSFLKNLTLSNNRFHDKIPSEIDCLRRLQDLRLFNNTLSSKIPRNLSHCTNLKFISFGRNLLDGEIPATLGTLSKLQSVSFEVNNLTGSIPPSFGNLSSLKVFFTAYNNLGGSIPTSFVQLTKLTIFSVVSNRLSRTIPPSIFNLSSLKQLDVGSNQIQGHLPLDIGITLPNIEYLSISINQFTGPIPISISNASNLKSLQFSENKLRGGVPSLEKLYRVSMFTIFHNELGNEGENDLSFLCSLTNSTYLTDLEIFSNNFGGELPKCIVNFSTTLTTLSLGDNEISGNIPIGIGNLTNLELLDTTYNKLSGHIPFEIGKLQKLQYLDLSTNNFFGNIPSSLGNLTLLINLFLNNNNLQGSIPLCLGNCQKVNVLDLAYNNLSGTMSSLVSSLSFSPFDMDLSGNKFTGVLPMEIANLKNLEHFDISENMLFGEIPASIGSCVKLEILAMRSNFFQGVIPSSLESLRGLEVLDLSKNNFSGNIPKFLESFIFLQLLNLSYNDFDGEVPTNGVLKNTSATMIKGNGKLCGGMPKFHLPVCKYNKSKKRKLTPSLKLIISILSGLLGVTLVMLFLLLHTLKRKRRESILSNSGNLLLNVSYHSLLKATDAFSTTNLIGVGSFGSVYRGILDHDRRKVAVKVLNLLQHGASKSFIAECEALRNIRHRNLVKVLTACSGVDYQGHDFKALVYEFMTNGNLDGWLHPVSRRNEVPEEQTHLNFLQRLNIAINVANALKYLHHQCHSPIVHCDLKPSNVLLDDEMTGHVGDFGLARFLREATQKCFTNQSSSIGLKGTVGFAPPEYGMGNEVSTFGDIYSYGILLLEMFTGKRPTDNIFKDDLNLHDFVRGALPEQVINIVDPIILLEREDMESRTNDTHIQNQIGCPKILECLILIFGIGVSCSMESPRERMNISDVVAQLHLIRDKLLRTRRRRERLQFTGTEG, from the exons atgCATGCTTTTATCCTTCTCTGGTGGTGTGGCTTGTTAGTTACCTCTGTTGTTGGCGGGAGTAATGAGACAGACCGGTTGGCGTTGCTTGAGTTCAAAGCCAAGATCACTGATGATCCTCTCCAGGTTATGAGCTCTTGGAATGATAGCATCCACTTTTGTCAATGGCGAGGGGTTACCTGTGGTCGTCGACATCAAAGGGTCATTAAGTTGGAACTGCAATCTTCGAAACTGGTAGGCTCCATATCACCACATGTTggtaatttaagttttttgaagAATCTAACACTCTCAAACAACCGCTTTCATGATAAAATTCCTTCAGAAATTGATTGTTTACGCAGATTGCAAGACCTACGTTTGTTTAATAACACACTTAGCAGCAAAATTCCAAGAAATTTATCCCATTGCACCAACCTCAAATTCATTAGTTTCGGTCGCAACCTTTTGGATGgggaaatccctgcaactcttGGCACTTTGTCAAAACTCCAATCCGTTTCTTTTGAAGTGAATAATTTGACAGGAAGTATCCCACCTTCTTTCGGCAACTTATCCTCTTTAAAAGTGTTTTTTACAGCTTATAATAACTTGGGTGGGAGTATCCCTACTTCTTTTGTCCAATTGACAAAACTCACAATTTTTTCTGTCGTTTCAAATAGGCTGTCTAGAACAATTCCTCCTTCAATCTTCAATTTGTCTTCGTTAAAACAGCTTGATGTAGGAAGCAACCAAATCCAAGGGCATCTTCCGTTGGATATAGGTATCACCCTACCAAATATCGAATATTTAAGCATTTCCATCAACCAATTTACTGGACCCATCCCTATTTCAATATCTAATGCCTCAAACCTAAAGTCACTTCAATTTTCCGAAAATAAACTAAGAGGAGGAGTTCCTTCTTTGGAGAAGTTATATAGAGTTTCAATGTTTACCATATTTCATAACGAGCTTGGAAATGAAGGGGAAAATGACTTGAGTTTTCTCTGTTCTTTGACAAATTCTACATATCTAACCGATTTAGAGATATTCTCCAATAACTTTGGGGGAGAGTTGCCCAAGTGCATTGTCAATTTCTCAACTACTCTCACCACATTGAGTCTAGGTGATAATGAAATATCTGGAAACATTCCTATTGGAATAGGGAATCTGACCAATTTGGAGTTACTAGATACGACGTATAATAAATTATCAGGTCATATTCCTTTTGAAATTGGAAAGCTACAAAAGTTACAATATTTGGATTTATCTACAAACAATTTCTTCGGGAACATTCCATCATCTCTTGGAAATTTAActcttttgataaatttgtttttaaacaataataatctTCAAGGAAGTATCCCGTTATGCCTAGGCAACTGTCAAAAAGTGAATGTATTGGATCTTGCCTATAACAATCTTAGTGGTACCATGTCATCTCTAGTCAGTAGTCTCTCATTCTCACCATTTGATATGGACTTGTCAGGCAACAAATTTACTGGTGTCCTTCCCATGGAAAtagcaaatttaaaaaatctagAACACTTTGATATTTCTGAAAACATGTTGTTTGGTGAAATTCCTGCGAGTATTGGTAGTTGTGTGAAACTTGAAATTCTTGCAATGAGAAGCAACTTCTTTCAAGGGGTCATTCCTTCATCTTTGGAATCATTAAGGGGTCTTGAAGTTTTAGATCTTTCTAAAAACAATTTCTCTGgaaatattccaaaatttttggagagCTTTATCTTCTTGCAGTTATTGAATTTGTCTTATAACGATTTTGACGGTGAGGTACCAACAAATGGAGTTTTGAAGAACACAAGTGCAACTATGATTAAGGGGAACGGTAAGCTTTGTGGAGGCATGCCTAAGTTTCATCTTCCTGTATGTAAATAcaataaatccaagaagagGAAGTTGACTCCTTCCTTGAAGCTAATAATCTCTATATTATCTGGCCTTCTTGGAGTAACTTTGGTAATGTTATTTTTACTTCTCCacactttaaaaagaaaaagaagagaaagtatTTTAAGTAATTCAGGAAATTTACTTTTGAATGTATCTTACCATAGTCTCCTAAAAGCTACAGATGCGTTCTCCACCACTAATTTAATTGGTGTGGGTAGCTTTGGATCTGTATATAGAGGAATTCTTGATCATGACAGACGTAAAGTAGCTGTCAAGGTGCTCAACCTTTTGCAGCATGGAGCTTCAAAAAGTTTTATTGCTGAATGTGAGGCTTTGAGAAATATCAGACATCGGAATCTAGTGAAGGTACTCACAGCATGTTCAGGTGTTGACTATCAAGGTCATGATTTCAAAGCATTGGTATATGAGTTCATGACTAACGGCAACCTAGATGGGTGGTTGCATCCAGTTTCAAGAAGAAATGAGGTTCCTGAAGAACAAACacatttgaattttcttcaaaGACTGAATATTGCTATTAATGTTGCAAATGCATTGAAATATCTTCATCATCAGTGCCATTCACCAATTGTTCATTGTGACCTCAAGCCTAGCAATGTTCTTCTTGATGATGAAATGACTGGACATGTTGGTGATTTTGGCTTAGCAAGGTTCCTTCGTGAGGCCACCCAAAAGTGTTTCACTAATCAATCAAGCTCTATCGGATTAAAAGGAACAGTTGGTTTCGCTCCCCCAG AATATGGTATGGGAAATGAGGTGTCAACTTTTGGTGATATCTATAGTTATGGTATATTATTATTGGAGATGTTCACAGGGAAAAGGCCCACTGATAACATTTTCAAAGACGACTTGAACCTTCATGATTTCGTTAGAGGAGCTTTGCCCGAACAAGTGATCAACATTGTGGATCCTATTATTCTTTTGGAAAGAGAAGATATGGAATCTAGGACAAATGACACTcacattcaaaatcaaataggatgtcccaaaattttggagtgcttgattttgatatttggaATTGGAGTTTCTTGTTCTATGGAATCTCCAAGAGAAAGGATGAACATTAGTGATGTTGTAGCTCAGTTGCATTTGATTAGAGACAAGCTCCTCAGAACAAGAAGACGCCGAGAAAGACTTCAATTTACAG GTACAGAGGGCTAG